In Mangrovivirga cuniculi, the following proteins share a genomic window:
- the rpsK gene encoding 30S ribosomal protein S11 — translation MAQKRKDKAKKRVVVVDAVGQAHIKATFNNIIISMTNQAGQVISWASAGKMGFKGSKKNTPYAAQTAAQDCAQKAYDLGLRKVEVFVKGPGAGRESAIRTIQNTGIEVTMIKDITPLPHNGCRPPKRRRV, via the coding sequence ATGGCTCAAAAAAGAAAAGATAAAGCAAAAAAGAGAGTAGTAGTTGTTGACGCAGTAGGTCAGGCTCATATCAAAGCGACCTTCAACAACATCATTATCTCAATGACTAATCAGGCCGGTCAAGTTATTTCATGGGCTTCTGCAGGTAAAATGGGCTTTAAGGGTTCTAAAAAGAACACTCCTTATGCTGCTCAAACTGCTGCTCAGGATTGTGCTCAAAAAGCATATGATCTTGGTCTTCGAAAGGTTGAAGTATTCGTTAAGGGTCCTGGTGCTGGTCGTGAATCAGCAATCAGAACAATCCAGAACACGGGTATCGAGGTGACAATGATTAAAGATATCACACCTCTTCCACACAACGGATGTCGTCCACCAAAAAGAAGAAGAGTCTAA
- the rpsD gene encoding 30S ribosomal protein S4: MARYTGPKAKIARKFQEAIFGPSKALQKKSYGPGQHGRSRRRKQSEYAIQLAEKQKAKYTYGVLEKQFANTFEKATRKKGVTGEVLLQLLEARLDNTVYRLGIAPTRRSARQLVSHKHITVNGEIVNIPSYSLKEGDVVGVRERSKTLEVISNSLAAGRKQFSWLEWDGKEFAGKFVTMPQRDEIPENIKEQLIVELYSK; encoded by the coding sequence ATGGCTAGATATACAGGTCCAAAGGCTAAAATAGCCCGTAAATTCCAGGAAGCGATTTTTGGTCCGAGCAAAGCGCTTCAAAAGAAAAGTTACGGTCCGGGACAACACGGACGTAGCCGCAGAAGAAAGCAGTCTGAATACGCTATTCAGCTTGCTGAAAAACAAAAGGCAAAATATACTTACGGTGTATTAGAGAAGCAATTCGCTAATACTTTCGAAAAAGCTACAAGAAAGAAGGGTGTAACTGGTGAGGTTCTTCTTCAATTATTGGAAGCTAGATTGGACAACACCGTTTATAGATTAGGTATTGCGCCAACAAGAAGGAGTGCAAGACAACTTGTATCTCATAAACACATAACTGTTAATGGCGAAATCGTTAACATTCCATCGTATTCTTTAAAAGAAGGTGATGTAGTTGGTGTACGTGAGAGAAGTAAAACATTGGAAGTTATCAGTAACTCACTTGCTGCAGGTAGAAAGCAATTTTCATGGCTTGAGTGGGACGGAAAAGAGTTTGCTGGTAAATTCGTAACAATGCCACAACGTGATGAAATTCCTGAAAATATTAAGGAACAATTGATCGTTGAATTGTACTCTAAATAA
- a CDS encoding DNA-directed RNA polymerase subunit alpha, translating to MSILAFQMPEKVAMEKADDFHGLFTFKPLEPGYGVTIGNALRRILLSSLEGYAITGIKIPDVLHEFSSIEGVVEDVSEIILNLKMVRFKKVGDLVENKITVKVGGSKEFKAADIGGNTSAFEILNPDLVICHMDESVDFEIELTVDKGRGYLPAEENKPAEQVFGFIPIDAIFTPIKNVKFSVENTRVEQKTDYEMLVLDIETDGSIHPEDALKGAANILIQHFMLFSDQNMILETEKSGEPEQVDEEMLHMRKLLKTSLSDLDLSVRAYNCLKAADVRTLGDLVRLEISDMMKFRNFGKKSLAELEQLVQEKGLTFGMDLSKYKLDEE from the coding sequence ATGTCCATTTTAGCATTTCAAATGCCCGAAAAGGTGGCGATGGAGAAAGCAGATGATTTTCACGGGCTTTTTACATTTAAACCACTTGAACCGGGATATGGAGTTACTATAGGTAATGCGCTTAGAAGAATCCTTTTATCTTCTTTAGAAGGATATGCCATCACCGGTATAAAAATTCCGGACGTTCTACACGAATTCTCTTCTATCGAAGGTGTTGTAGAGGATGTATCTGAGATCATCCTTAACCTGAAGATGGTTAGATTTAAGAAAGTAGGCGACCTTGTTGAAAACAAAATCACAGTTAAGGTTGGCGGTAGCAAAGAATTTAAAGCTGCAGATATCGGTGGAAATACCTCTGCCTTCGAAATTCTAAACCCAGACTTGGTGATTTGTCATATGGACGAGTCTGTTGATTTCGAAATCGAATTAACTGTCGATAAAGGAAGAGGGTACTTACCAGCTGAGGAAAACAAACCAGCTGAGCAGGTATTCGGATTTATTCCAATTGATGCGATTTTCACTCCTATTAAAAACGTGAAATTTAGCGTCGAAAATACTCGTGTTGAGCAAAAAACTGACTACGAAATGTTAGTGCTTGACATTGAAACTGACGGATCTATTCATCCTGAAGATGCATTAAAAGGAGCTGCCAATATTTTGATCCAGCACTTTATGCTATTCTCTGATCAGAATATGATCCTTGAAACTGAGAAATCAGGAGAGCCTGAGCAAGTAGATGAAGAAATGCTTCATATGCGAAAGCTGCTTAAAACTTCACTTAGTGATCTTGACCTATCAGTAAGAGCTTACAACTGCCTTAAAGCTGCAGATGTTAGAACTCTTGGTGATCTTGTAAGACTTGAGATCTCTGATATGATGAAGTTCCGTAACTTCGGTAAGAAGTCGCTTGCTGAGCTTGAGCAGTTAGTTCAGGAAAAAGGATTAACTTTTGGAATGGATTTGTCTAAGTATAAACTTGACGAAGAGTAA
- the rplQ gene encoding 50S ribosomal protein L17, producing MRHGKKFNHLGRTASHRKAMLSNMASSLILHKRITTTVAKAKALRKYVEPLITKAKADSTHSRRVVFSYLQNKYSVDTLFNEVADKVANRPGGYTRIIKLNSRLGDNADMCIMELVDYNELLVKEEKSAGKKTRRSRRGSGSKTKSAAPKSEAKAEVTKAEESKTEEPKAEKPKAETKKAEAKKAAPKKESKKSDSESKSSEEKNEDKGE from the coding sequence ATGAGACACGGTAAAAAATTTAATCACTTGGGTAGAACTGCCTCTCACAGAAAGGCAATGCTTTCTAACATGGCAAGTTCACTCATCCTACATAAGAGAATAACGACGACTGTAGCTAAGGCAAAAGCTCTTAGGAAATATGTTGAGCCTTTGATTACTAAAGCTAAGGCTGATTCAACTCACTCTCGTCGTGTAGTATTCAGTTACCTTCAAAATAAGTACTCTGTAGATACTTTATTTAATGAAGTAGCTGATAAGGTTGCCAACCGACCAGGTGGATACACTAGAATTATCAAGCTTAATTCAAGACTTGGAGATAACGCTGATATGTGTATCATGGAATTAGTAGATTACAATGAGCTACTAGTTAAAGAAGAAAAGTCTGCTGGTAAGAAAACCAGAAGAAGCCGAAGAGGTAGTGGTTCTAAAACTAAATCTGCTGCTCCTAAGTCTGAAGCTAAAGCCGAAGTGACTAAAGCAGAAGAAAGTAAAACTGAAGAACCTAAAGCAGAAAAGCCTAAAGCTGAAACTAAAAAAGCTGAAGCTAAGAAAGCTGCACCGAAAAAAGAATCTAAAAAATCTGATTCTGAATCAAAGTCTTCTGAAGAAAAGAACGAAGATAAAGGTGAATAA
- the carA gene encoding glutamine-hydrolyzing carbamoyl-phosphate synthase small subunit, protein MTTAKYNPHSKASLLLEDGTLLHGISVGYSGTAGGEICFNTGMTGYQEIYTDPSYYGQVIISTTSHIGNYNVIDDEQESANPQISGIIVNEFSWKGSRKTSDETLHKYLNDNKVVGIADLDTRKLVKHVRTKGAMNCIISSEYHTKEELQKELDKIPSMLNLELSTQVTAKEPYYVGDPSGIKVAVLDLGCKTSILRNMTSRGIYCKVFPAKTSFEEMKEWGPKGYFISNGPGDPAATSYAVETVKEIQESGSPMFGICLGHQMIALANDVETYKMHHGHRGLNHPVKNLLTGKSEITSQNHGFSVSMESVEQHPNVEMTHINLNDKTVEGIRIKDKKVFSVQYHPEAGPGPHDSRYLFDDFIALMN, encoded by the coding sequence ATGACTACAGCCAAGTATAATCCGCACTCTAAAGCAAGCTTGTTACTCGAAGATGGTACTTTGTTACATGGTATTTCAGTAGGTTACTCCGGTACCGCTGGTGGTGAGATCTGTTTTAATACTGGTATGACAGGTTATCAGGAAATTTATACCGATCCTTCTTATTACGGACAGGTAATTATCAGTACGACTTCACATATTGGTAATTACAATGTCATTGATGATGAACAAGAATCTGCTAATCCTCAAATAAGTGGAATCATCGTAAATGAATTTTCCTGGAAAGGAAGTAGAAAAACTTCTGATGAAACGCTACATAAATATCTTAATGACAATAAGGTTGTAGGGATTGCCGACCTTGATACCCGAAAACTGGTCAAGCATGTAAGAACAAAAGGTGCCATGAACTGTATCATCAGTTCTGAATATCATACTAAAGAAGAACTTCAGAAGGAACTGGATAAAATTCCTTCAATGCTAAACCTGGAGTTAAGTACTCAGGTGACAGCTAAGGAGCCTTATTATGTAGGAGATCCTTCCGGAATAAAGGTAGCTGTTCTCGATCTTGGTTGTAAGACAAGTATCCTTAGAAATATGACCTCAAGAGGTATTTATTGTAAAGTGTTTCCTGCTAAAACATCTTTCGAAGAAATGAAAGAATGGGGACCTAAGGGATATTTTATTAGTAATGGTCCCGGAGACCCTGCAGCTACTTCTTATGCAGTTGAAACTGTCAAGGAAATTCAGGAAAGCGGAAGCCCGATGTTCGGCATTTGCCTGGGGCATCAAATGATCGCTCTTGCCAATGATGTAGAAACCTATAAGATGCACCATGGTCATAGAGGATTAAATCACCCAGTTAAAAATCTCCTTACAGGAAAAAGCGAAATAACTTCTCAAAATCATGGATTCTCTGTAAGTATGGAATCTGTGGAACAACACCCTAATGTTGAAATGACACACATTAACCTGAATGACAAAACCGTTGAAGGAATCCGGATAAAGGATAAAAAGGTGTTCTCGGTACAATATCACCCGGAAGCCGGCCCTGGGCCTCATGATTCCAGATACTTATTTGATGATTTTATTGCGTTAATGAACTAA
- the eno gene encoding phosphopyruvate hydratase yields MSLIESIHARQILDSRGNPTIEVDVTTENGFVGRAAVPSGASTGVNEAVELRDEDKDRFGGKGVLKAVENVNEVIAPELVGFDVYEQNMLDKIMIELDGTDNKGKLGANAILGVSLAVAKAAAMESGQSLYRYIGGANARTLPVPMMNIINGGSHSDAPIAFQEFMIRPIGAPSFNEAMRMGTEIFHQLKKILKGKGLSTAVGDEGGFAPEFTGGTEEALDTVLQAIEEAGYKPGTEVTLALDCASSEFFEDGVYNYAKFEGENGKKRNQEEQVDYLAELIGKYPIDSIEDGCAEEDWDGWNLLTSKIGDRCQLVGDDLFVTNVKFLERGIKEKSANSILIKVNQIGTLTETLEAIDMAHRAGFTAVISHRSGETEDATIADIAVATNAGQIKTGSLSRSDRMAKYNQLLRIEEELAEVAKYPTAKK; encoded by the coding sequence ATGAGTTTAATTGAAAGTATCCACGCCAGACAAATTCTGGATTCACGTGGTAATCCAACCATTGAAGTAGATGTAACTACAGAAAACGGCTTTGTTGGCAGAGCTGCTGTACCATCAGGTGCTAGCACAGGTGTGAATGAAGCAGTTGAATTGAGAGATGAAGATAAAGATAGATTTGGCGGGAAGGGTGTCTTAAAAGCTGTCGAAAATGTAAATGAAGTTATTGCCCCAGAATTAGTTGGGTTTGATGTGTACGAGCAAAACATGCTTGATAAAATCATGATCGAACTTGATGGTACCGATAATAAGGGTAAACTGGGAGCTAACGCTATCTTAGGTGTTTCATTAGCAGTTGCTAAAGCAGCAGCAATGGAATCCGGACAGTCTTTATATAGATATATTGGAGGTGCAAATGCACGTACACTTCCTGTTCCTATGATGAATATTATCAATGGAGGTTCTCACTCTGATGCTCCTATTGCTTTCCAGGAGTTTATGATCAGACCCATCGGTGCACCTTCATTCAATGAAGCAATGCGAATGGGGACAGAGATCTTCCATCAATTAAAGAAGATCTTAAAGGGAAAAGGATTAAGTACTGCTGTAGGTGATGAAGGAGGTTTTGCTCCGGAATTTACAGGAGGCACTGAAGAAGCTTTAGATACTGTTTTACAAGCAATCGAAGAAGCAGGATATAAACCAGGTACTGAAGTAACCTTAGCGCTAGATTGCGCCTCTTCGGAATTTTTCGAGGATGGGGTTTACAATTATGCTAAATTCGAGGGCGAGAATGGTAAAAAGAGAAACCAGGAAGAGCAAGTTGATTACCTGGCAGAATTGATCGGTAAATATCCAATCGATTCAATCGAAGATGGATGTGCCGAAGAAGACTGGGATGGATGGAACCTGTTAACTTCCAAAATAGGAGACAGATGCCAGCTAGTTGGTGATGACCTTTTTGTAACTAATGTCAAGTTTCTTGAAAGAGGGATTAAAGAAAAGTCTGCAAACAGTATTCTAATCAAGGTAAATCAGATCGGTACGCTTACAGAGACTCTTGAGGCTATTGATATGGCTCACAGAGCAGGATTTACTGCAGTGATTAGTCATAGAAGTGGTGAAACAGAAGATGCAACTATAGCAGATATTGCTGTAGCAACTAATGCTGGTCAGATCAAGACTGGATCTCTGTCAAGAAGTGATAGAATGGCAAAGTATAACCAATTACTTAGAATAGAAGAAGAATTGGCTGAGGTAGCTAAATATCCAACTGCCAAAAAATAA
- a CDS encoding FtsB family cell division protein, with the protein MLELEKFLSRVKSKMSNVYVLSLAVFLVWMLFFDNTNFITTFKLNSKLNNLEKEKEYYEENIQQVEKDRKELLSNTELLEKFARERYFMKKESEDLYIIVDHTE; encoded by the coding sequence ATGTTAGAGCTGGAGAAATTTTTGAGTCGTGTTAAAAGTAAGATGTCTAATGTTTATGTTCTTAGTCTTGCAGTATTTTTAGTTTGGATGCTTTTCTTCGATAACACAAACTTCATAACTACTTTTAAGCTCAATTCTAAGCTAAACAACCTTGAAAAGGAGAAAGAATATTATGAGGAGAATATTCAGCAGGTTGAAAAAGACAGAAAGGAATTATTAAGTAATACTGAGTTGTTAGAAAAGTTTGCCAGGGAGAGATATTTTATGAAGAAAGAATCTGAAGATTTGTATATAATCGTAGACCATACCGAATAA